The genomic DNA TTTTGATCGTAGAGGATATCCGTAATCATAGTCAATTCGCACATGAACTAACGTACCGTGACCAAGCCACCGGTACAGCGGGTACTCTTGCTCATGCTGTATAAAGCATAATTTAGCCTCCGGCCCTACTCTTACCGGGATTTGGCTAAAATGCCGATTTACATTGGTGAGAACAAACCGATCGTCCTTCTGTATAAATGTACCCTCTGACGGCAGTGACGGCATCCCCACGCCATAAGATCGATATTCGGTGGATACCAACGTCAGCTTATCTGCACCTTCAACAACGAAGTTTTCCCACACCGGTGTCTTATGAACAGAGTGAGTGAACCGCAAACTAAAGGTATCGCCAATATAGGTGGTTTTTTCCAGACAAGGACCAGACTCACTTTCTATAATAATCTTCAGTGGCAGAAACCACCAATACGTTAACAGAACTAGCACAGCACTGCAGCAAACCGTAAATCCTAGTATCTTCCGACGTTTTAGGGATTTAACCATATTATTAATAAATGCCGGGTACCGAATAGTCCCCGGCATTTATTCACTCCCAGCTATTATTTTTCTTTAAAGAACTTTTCGGCGCCTGGATGTAATGGAATCGGCATTCCTTCGGCTGCAGTTTCTTTAGTTATGCCTTCGCCCAGTTTGTGAGCTGCTTTCAGTCTGTCTGTGTTAGTGTAGATAGCTTTAGTCATGTTGTAAACAGTATCGGTATCCAATCCCTCAGGAACTACGAGCATAGCTTTTACTGCTACGGTGGTTACGTCAGTTGTTTGACCAGGATAAGTATCAGCTTTTACTATTTGTTTGGCATAGAATGGGTACTTCTTAATCAAGGCATCAGCTTTATCGGCATCAACCTGAATTAATCTTACTTTATGTTGGAAGGCAATATCTTGAATAGCTGCTGTTGGGTAACCTGCAGTTACGAACGCGGCGTCCACATTGCCGTCTTTCAGACCGTTAGCCGCCTCACCAAAGGAAAGATACTGCGGGCTGAGATCGTTATAAGTGATACCATAAGTTTCGAGAATTTGTCTTGCATTTGCTTCAGTTCCGCTGCCGATTGAACCAACGGCTACTTTCTTGCCTTTCAGATCGTTGAGGGATTTAATCGAACTGTCTTCCATAACTACGATTTGAATAGTCTCGTTATAGAGGGTTGATACGCCTCTGATACCGGCAACTTTCTTATCCTTGAACATTTCAGTACCGGTATATGCATAGTAAGCGGTATCATTTTGCACTAACGCCAACTCAACTTTTTTATCTTTCAGCAAGTTGACGTTTGCTACTGAAGCTCCGGTACTTTGCGCTGTTG from Veillonellaceae bacterium includes the following:
- a CDS encoding DUF1850 domain-containing protein, whose protein sequence is MPGTIRYPAFINNMVKSLKRRKILGFTVCCSAVLVLLTYWWFLPLKIIIESESGPCLEKTTYIGDTFSLRFTHSVHKTPVWENFVVEGADKLTLVSTEYRSYGVGMPSLPSEGTFIQKDDRFVLTNVNRHFSQIPVRVGPEAKLCFIQHEQEYPLYRWLGHGTLVHVRIDYDYGYPLRSK
- a CDS encoding TAXI family TRAP transporter solute-binding subunit — encoded protein: MKKLLVIFVVSMMLVGLLAGCGSSTKSADQKAPAKQFINIATGGTAGVYYPLGGAIAEILNKNVPGINATAQSTGASVANVNLLKDKKVELALVQNDTAYYAYTGTEMFKDKKVAGIRGVSTLYNETIQIVVMEDSSIKSLNDLKGKKVAVGSIGSGTEANARQILETYGITYNDLSPQYLSFGEAANGLKDGNVDAAFVTAGYPTAAIQDIAFQHKVRLIQVDADKADALIKKYPFYAKQIVKADTYPGQTTDVTTVAVKAMLVVPEGLDTDTVYNMTKAIYTNTDRLKAAHKLGEGITKETAAEGMPIPLHPGAEKFFKEK